A part of Drosophila bipectinata strain 14024-0381.07 chromosome 3L, DbipHiC1v2, whole genome shotgun sequence genomic DNA contains:
- the LOC108132789 gene encoding RNA-binding protein 45 translates to MRFDYCKLIVAAFSNHCISVSISKLLIVLRKLVFFKKADTTPPILCIRHQKGAKDNFLKLAKIDKKNKRNMSDYRSQSRGGGRGNNPEYSNDDDPPMSRLFIICNKAHTEEDFREAFSPFGEIDDIWVVKDKHTQENKGIAYVKFAKTSDAAKAQEEMNGKTIGKMDRTLKVLVAANRNQGSNKSENEHEKYVRLFIVIPKTATEEDIRDEFAQWGDVESVTIVKEKNNGPPKGFGYVRFTKFYYAAVAFENCSAKYKAVFAEPKGSTRNQRDQYGRLPDDNPMYGGSGRGGNNYNGGGGGSGGGGSFNNDWNVSSNNDMSAFLRMQNVPVAQPSCLEVVVSTCVNQDQLWRLFDIIPGLDYCQIMREHGPRTNEALVVYNNPEAAIYAKDKLHGLEYPVGERIIVKVNGMSSARMDTSFIDKRTKKDAICSVPLPPSQPLASPDAQIAQRLFIVLSANLPHSILKNVFSCWSGLIDVYLLPNKNCGYVKYAEAESAQMAISVLNGAEICGAKIKVMEAEERSGSGDDNDNGRKRLRRN, encoded by the exons A TGCGTTTTGATTACTGTAAGCTTATCGTAGCGGCTTTTTCAAATCATTGCATATCAGTTTCGATATCGAAACTTTTAATAGTTCTGAGAAAACtggtatttttcaaaaaggcAGATACGACCCCACCTATTTTGTGTATACGCCATCAAAAAGGTGCAAAAGACAATTTTCTGAAGTTGGCAAAAATAgataaaaagaataaaagaaATATGTCGGACTATCGTTCTCAATCTCGCGGCGGCGGACGTGGAAATAATCCGGAATACTCCAATGACGATGATCCTCCAATGTCGCGTTTGTTTATCATCTGCAACAAGGCTCATACAGAGGAGGATTTCCGGGAAGCCTTTTCTCCCTTTGGAGAGATTGACGACATATGGGTGGTGAAAGATAAGCACACACAGGAGAACAAGGGCATTGCCTATGTTAAGTTCGCAAAGACTTCCGATGCGGCCAAGGCGCAGGAGGAGATGAATGGCAAAACTATCGGAAAGATGGATAGGACACTTAAGGTCCTAGTGGCGGCAAA CCGGAACCAGGGTTCCAACAAATCTGAGAACGAACATGAGAAGTACGTGAGACTGTTCATAGTGATTCCGAAGACTGCTACGGAGGAGGATATCCGTGATGAGTTCGCTCAATGGGGCGATGTGGAATCGGTGACCATTGTAAAGGAGAAAAACAACGGACCCCCAAAAGGCTTTGGCTATGTCCGCTTCACCAA ATTTTACTACGCCGCTGTGGCCTTTGAAAACTGCTCCGCGAAATACAAGGCTGTGTTTGCTGAGCCTAAGGGGTCCACTCGAAACCAGAGGGATCAATATGGGCGCTTGCCTGATGACAACCCCATGTACGGCGGCTCTGGGCGCGGTGGCAATAATTACAATGGCGGTGGAGGTGGCAGTGGCGGAGGCGGTAGCTTCAACAATGACTGGAATGTGTCTTCCAACAACGACATGTCCGCATTTCTGCGAATGCAAAATGTGCCGGTCGCACAACCCTCTTGCCTGGAGGTTGTAGTCAGCACGTGCGTTAACCAGGACCAGCTTTGGCGTCTTTTTGATATTATTCCCGGCTTAGATTACTGTCAGATTATGCGTGAAC ATGGTCCCCGCACCAATGAGGCCTTGGTTGTGTACAATAATCCCGAAGCTGCCATCTACGCCAA GGACAAACTTCATGGACTGGAGTATCCTGTAGGCGAACGTATTATCGTTAAAGTCAACGGCATGAGCTCGGCTCGGATGGACACCTCCTTTATTGACA AACGCACCAAAAAGGATGCGATATGCAGCGTACCGCTGCCTCCCTCTCAGCCGCTGGCCTCGCCTGATGCCCAGATTGCTCAACGCCTTTTCATAGTACTCTCAGCG AATCTGCCGCATTCCATTTTGAAGAACGTATTCTCGTGCTGGAGTGGCCTGATTGATGTTTACCTGCTTCCAAACAAGAACTGCGGCTACGTCAAGTATGCGGAGGCGGAAAGCGCCCAAATGGCAATAAGCGTCCTTAATGGAGCCGAGATCTGTGGTGCCAAGATAAAG GTTATGGAAGCTGAGGAGCGCAGTGGTTCTGGCGATGACAATGATAATGGCCGCAAGCGTCTGAGGCGAAACTAA
- the TfIIEbeta gene encoding general transcription factor IIE subunit 2 produces the protein MDPALLREREAFKKRAMATPTVEKKAKVDRPAPPPSSDDSKRRMRPPTAPKLDANTYKTMSGSSQYRFGVLAKIVKFMRTRHQDGDDHPLTIEEILDETNQLDIGQSVKNWLSGEALNNNPKIEVSPCGQKFSFKPVYKIKDGKSLMRLLKQHDLKGLGGVLLEDVQESLPHCEKVLKNRAAEILFVVRPIDKKKILFYNDRTANFSVDDEFQKLWRSATVDAMDDAKIDEYLEKQGIRSMQDHGLKKPVPKRKKAANKKRQFKKPRDNEHLADVLETYEDNTLTQKGVNPT, from the exons ATGGATCCAGCGCTGCTTCGTGAACGCGAGGCGTTCAAGAAACGGGCGATGGCCACGCCAAC CGTTGAGAAAAAGGCCAAAGTAGATCGCCCAGCTCCCCCGCCTTCCAGCGATGATTCCAAGCGAAGAATGCGTCCGCCCACGGCTCCCAAGCTGGATGCCAACAC GTATAAGACTATGTCGGGAAGCTCCCAGTACCGCTTTGGTGTGCTGGCAAAGATCGTGAAGTTCATGCGGACACGCCACCAAGACGGAGACGATCATCCCCTCACCATAGAAGAGATTCTGGACGAGACAAATCAACTGGATATCGGGCAGTCAGTAAAGAAC TGGCTTTCGGGGGAAGCGTTAAACAACAACCCTAAAATAGAAGTCAGTCCTTGTGGCCAAAAGTTCAGCTTCAAACCTGTGTACAAAATAAAGGACGGAAAAAGTCTAATGCGGCTGCTGAAGCAACATGATTTAAAGGGCCTAGGTGGAGTTCTTCTGGAGGATGTGCAAGAATCTCTGCCACATTGCgagaaagttttaaaaaacagAGCTGCAGAGATCCTTTTTGTTGTCAGACCTATTGATAAAAAGAAGATATTGTTCTACAATGATAGGACCGCCAACTTTTCA GTGGATGACGAATTTCAGAAACTGTGGCGTTCGGCCACCGTCGACGCCATGGATGATGCTAAAATCGATGAGTACCTTGAGAAGCAGGGAATCCGCTCCATGCAAGATCATGGGCTCAAGAAACCTGTCCCCAAGCGCAAGAAGGCCGCCAACAAGAAGCGCCAATTCAAGAAACCCAGAGACAACGAGCATTTGGCTGATGTTCTGGAAACATATGAGGACAATACCCTAACGCAGAAAGGAGTGAATCCTACCTAA
- the Hexo1 gene encoding chitooligosaccharidolytic beta-N-acetylglucosaminidase produces MMGSALGLALLLALVSQLTAHKSEDLIYGYECRSGLCRKVELSEENFAQAISLPVCRLFCGSEIGTLWPQPTGAVRLDTLMRQVDISFIDFNVNGTVRKEKLWRAAEDRWMDMLQAKIPDRKILARGGYRMSVNINTPDDLAPAKLTLETDESYNLEIDTDASGHVLANITARNFFGARNGLETLAQLIVYDDIRREVQVAANVSISDAPVYKWRGLLLDTSRNYYSVKSIKRTLDGMALVKLNTFHWHITDSHSFPLEVRKRPELLKLGAYSPRQVYTRRDVAEVVEYGRVRGIRVMPEFDAPAHVGEGWQHKNMTACFNAQPWKDFCVEPPCGQLDPTVNEMYDVLEDIYETMFEKFDPDVFHMGGDEVSTNCWNSSLTIRKWMKKQGWGLETADFMRLWGHFQTEALARVDKVANNSQTPIILWTSGLTEEPFIDENLNPERYIIQIWTTGVDPKIKKILERGYKIIVSNYDALYFDCGGAGWVTDGNNWCSPYIGWQKVYDNNLKTIAGDYEHHVLGAEAAIWSEQIDEHTLDNRFWPRASALAERLWSNPSTGWKQAESRLLLHRERLVENGLGAEAVQPQWCLQNENECPIDAYDAQA; encoded by the exons ATGATGGGCAGTGCACTCGGACTGGCCCTGCTCCTGGCCCTGGTGTCTCAACTGACGGCCCACAAATCCGA aGACTTGATTTACGGCTATGAATGCCGTAGTGGTCTCTGCCGGAAGGTGGAGCTCAGCGAGGAGAACTTCGCCCAGGCCATTAGCTTGCCCGTGTGCCGGCTGTTCTGCGGCAGCGAAATCGGTACCTTGTGGCCCCAGCCGACAGGCGCAGTGCGTCTGGACACTTTGATGCGCCAGGTCGACATTTCGTTTATCGACTTCAATGTCAATGGCACCGTCCGCAAGGAGAAACTGTGGAGAGCGGCCGAGGACCGTTGGATGGACATGCTCCAAGCCAAGATCCCAGATCGTAAAATCCTGGCCAGGGGTGGGTATCGTATGTCTGTGAATATCAACACCCCTGATGACCTGGCCCCAGCCAAACTCACCCTCGAAACCGATGAGAGCTACAATCTTGAAATTGATACGGATGCATCCGGTCATGTGCTGGCAAATATTACCGCCCGCAATTTCTTCGGTGCCCGCAACGGCCTAGAGACTCTGGCTCAGTTGATTGTTTATGATGACATCAGACGAGAAGTCCAAGTGGCAGCAAATGTCTCTATTAGCGATGCCCCAGTCTACAAATGGCGCGGTCTGCTCCTGGACACCTCCCGAAACTACTACTCTGTAAAGTCTATCAAGAGGACATTGG ATGGTATGGCCCTGGTGAAACTGAACACCTTCCACTGGCACATTACGGATTCCCACAGTTTCCCATTGGAGGTACGCAAGCGTCCGGAGCTTCTTAAACTCGGAGCGTATTCCCCCCGCCAGGTGTATACCCGCCGAGACGTTGCCGAGGTGGTGGAGTACGGACGTGTGCGCGGTATCCGTGTGATGCCCGAATTCGATGCTCCTGCCCACGTTGGTGAGGGATGGCAGCACAAAAACATGACAGCCTGCTTTAACGCCCAGCCCTGGAAGGATTTCTGTGTGGAACCCCCCTGTGGTCAGCTGGACCCAACCGTGAATGAAATGTACGACGTCTTGGAGGACATCTATGAGACCATGTTCGAGAAATTCGATCCCGATGTCTTCCACATGGGCGGAGATGAGGTGTCCACGAATTGCTGGAACAGCAGCTTGACTATCCGCAAGTGGATGAAAAAGCAGGGATGGGGTCTCGAAACCGCTGACTTCATGCGACTGTGGGGTCACTTCCAGACTGAGGCACTAGCCCGAGTGGATAAGGTGGCCAACAACTCACAGACGCCCATCATTCTATGGACCAGTGGTCTCACTGAGGAGCCCTTTATTGACGAGAATCTGAACCCAGAGCGTTACATCATTCAGATCTGGACAACGGGCGTTGATCCCAAGATTAAGAAGATTCTGGAGCGTGGATACAAGATAATTGTATCCAACTACGACGCCTTGTATTTCGATTGTGGCGGTGCTGGCTGGGTCACGGATGGCAACAACTGGTGCTCCCCCTACATCGGCTGGCAGAAGGTGTACGACAACAATCTAAAGACCATTGCCGGTGATTATGAACACCATGTCTTGGGCGCTGAGGCCGCTATTTGGTCGGAGCAAATCGACGAGCACACGCTGGACAACCGTTTCTGGCCGCGAGCCAGCGCTCTGGCTGAGCGTCTGTGGTCGAACCCCTCAACTGGATGGAAACAGGCCGAGTCCCGACTGCTGCTACATCGCGAACGGCTAGTGGAGAACGGCCTGGGAGCGGAGGCGGTGCAGCCGCAGTGGTGCCTCCAGAACGAGAATGAGTGTCCCATTGACGCGTACGATGCACAAGCCTGA
- the LOC108132642 gene encoding transmembrane protein 50A — MGVLGNIRSYFTQEAARNKNLSIIAGLLFFAGWWILIDAMSIDGKHQITTGHVFIGIFGTISFCMVNVVKGEHISEDNSSDSGARIAKIWLLVGFFMGFASIIAAVWVMIDDFINNDKKDGWFGVALLLQNVFILFASLIYKFGRNEEDWNE, encoded by the exons ATGGGCGTGTTGGGGAATATCAGGAGCTACTTCACACAAGAAGCAGCCAGGAACAAGAACTTATCCATCATTGCTGGCCTGCTG TTTTTCGCAGGATGGTGGATCCTAATTGACGCAATGTCTATTGACGGAAAGCATCAGATTACCACCGGACACGTCTTCATTGGCATTTTCGGCACCATCAGCTTCTGCATGGTGAACGTCGTCAAAGGGGAGCAT ATCTCCGAAGACAATTCGTCTGATTCGGGAGCCAGGATAGCGAAGATATGGCTATTAGTGGGCTTCTTCATGGGCTTTGCTTCCATAATCGCTGCCGTGTGGGTGATGATCGATGACTTTATTAACAACG ATAAAAAGGATGGCTGGTTTGGCGTTGCCCTGCTGCTTCAGAACGTGTTCATCCTTTTTGCCAGCCTAATCTACAAGTTTGGACGCAACGAAGAGGATTGGAACGAGTAG
- the Fdx2 gene encoding adrenodoxin-like protein 2, mitochondrial, with product MLVINTCKIASRLAVRSLQLRSLNASRTFSTGLALKQKDVVNVTFVRANGDKIKASGKVGDSLLDVVVNNSVDLDGFGACEGTLTCSTCHLIFKTNDYEKLPDKPGDEELDMLDLAYELTDTSRLGCQITLSKDMDGLEVHVPSTINDARAA from the exons ATGCTAGTCATTAACACTTGCAAAATCGCCTCCAGGCTGGCAGTTCGCAGCCTCCAACTACGATCGCTGAACGCCTCGCGCACTTTCTCGACGGGATTGGCCCTGAAACAGAAAGATGT AGTCAACGTAACGTTTGTGCGGGCCAACGGAGATAAGATCAAGGCGTCGGGCAAGGTGGGAGACTCGCTGCTGGACGTGGTGGTCAACAACAGTGTGGATCTGGACGGCTTTGGAGCCTGCGAAGGCACCCTCACGTGCTCCACCTGCCATCTTATCTTTAAGACCAATGACTACGAGAAACTACCCGACAAACCCGGCGATGAGGAGCTGGACATGCTGGACTTGGCTTACGAGCTTACGGATACCTCCCGCCTCGGCTGCCAGATAACGCTATCTAAGGACATGGATGGGCTGGAGGTTCATGTGCCGTCCACCATCAACGACGCCCGCGCCGCGTA